CGCACCCAGTGTCCTGCTTTGCCAATAACGCTGGTCAGTCCTATTTTCGGATGAGAACCCGCTGATCAATCCCCCGCGCACACAATTGCATCGCCTTTGAGCTTAGTAGGAAAAATCTCAAACTGATTTTTGCCGAGCGCGGGGGAGAGAAGCGGCGCGTCGGCTTGGAACAAGCCGACGCGCCTGCCCCACCCCACCTGCTTGCCGGGGCGGCTCCAAGCCGCCCCGGCAAGCCTACACACAAAGATCGATTAATCGATCTTTACCAACCTCCCCGATCTTTGGTCGCGGAGAGGCACATTGGATTACGGCCAGCGAACTACGCGAGTTTTGCGGGCACCTCTAAGGTGCCGCGTTGACGAATGGTGATGAATATTCCAGGTTATGGGCATGTCAAAGCGGCTAGTGATGATCCCGGCCCTGAACGAGGAGCAGACCATCGGCGACGTGGTGCGCGAGGCTCAGGCCGCGATTCAGGGCGCGCGCGTACTGGTGATTAATGATGGATCGACCGATCGCACGGCCGAAGTTGCGCGGGCCGCGGGCGCGCTGGTGATCGATCTGCCGCTGCGCACGGGGATCGGCTGCGCGGTGCAGGTCGGCTACATCTACGCCTTGCGCAACGGCTACGAGCTGGTGGTCAGGCTCGACGGCGACGGCCAGCACCCGGCGGACCAGGCCGCGGCGTTGATCGCCAAGGTCGAAAGCGGCGCGGCCGACGTGGCCGTGGGCTCGCGCTTTGTGATCAGCGTCAGCCGGGAGTCGACCACTGCGACGCGCGTGCTGGGGATCAGGTTGTTCTCGGTCCTGATGCGGGTGATGTTCTCGCTGCGCAGCACCGATCCGACCTCGGGCCTGTGGGTTGTGGGGCCCGCTGCGCTGAAGCTGCTCAGTTCGCACAGCCCGGACGATTTCCCGGAGGTCGAGTCGCTGGCCGTGTGTCAGCGCATGGGCCTGCGGGTCTGCGAACTGCCGGTGCGGATGCGCTCGCGCCAGGGCGGCCGCTCGTCGATCGGCTACCTGGATGCGTTGCTCTACATGGCCAAGGTAGTATTCTCGCTGGTGGTGATCTCGATCAGGCGCTACGATTCACGGGGACTTCCCAAAGACCCGTTGGAACTGCCATGAGCTTGAAGGGCAAACACAGAGGCTGCGGATGACTCCTTATCAGCGGATGATGGCGATCGTAGTCGCACTGATGTTCTTCGGGCTGGTGCTCTACCTGGTGCGCTCGTACCGTTTGAGCGAACGCCTGGCCCTGCTGTGGCTGGCGATCAGCGTAATGATCGCGGCGATCGCCGCCTGGGAGCCGCTGCTGATGTTCTCGGCGCGGATCGTCGGCGCGGAGGTGCCGATCTCGGGACTGCACTTCTGGGGAATTATGACCCTGCTGGTGCTGACGCTGCTGCAATCGGTCAAGACCCACAAGCTGCACAAGCGCTCGTTGCGGCTGATCCAGGAGGTGGCGCTGCTCAAGGACGAGATCCGGCGGCTGCGCGAGGGCGAGAAACTTGCCCCCAAAGTAGACGGCGACTAATCAGAGAAATTTACGATAGAGCTCGATCGAACGTTGTGCGACTGCCGCAGAGCTGTATCGCTCAACGATCCAGTCCCGTGCTCGTTGGGCCCGTTGTGCCCGATCTTCCCGTTGCGCGATCACGGAAACGATCTCTTGCGCAAGCCCGTCGATATCGCCTGACCTGAACACTCCACAATTGCCGGATTTGGCGATTTCGTGATGGATTCCCACGGCAGAGCTGACCACAACGGGACAGCCGAGCCCCAGGGCCT
The nucleotide sequence above comes from Candidatus Alcyoniella australis. Encoded proteins:
- a CDS encoding glycosyltransferase family 2 protein, which encodes MSKRLVMIPALNEEQTIGDVVREAQAAIQGARVLVINDGSTDRTAEVARAAGALVIDLPLRTGIGCAVQVGYIYALRNGYELVVRLDGDGQHPADQAAALIAKVESGAADVAVGSRFVISVSRESTTATRVLGIRLFSVLMRVMFSLRSTDPTSGLWVVGPAALKLLSSHSPDDFPEVESLAVCQRMGLRVCELPVRMRSRQGGRSSIGYLDALLYMAKVVFSLVVISIRRYDSRGLPKDPLELP
- a CDS encoding DUF2304 domain-containing protein; translation: MTPYQRMMAIVVALMFFGLVLYLVRSYRLSERLALLWLAISVMIAAIAAWEPLLMFSARIVGAEVPISGLHFWGIMTLLVLTLLQSVKTHKLHKRSLRLIQEVALLKDEIRRLREGEKLAPKVDGD